The Fibrobacter sp. UWB16 genomic interval CTCCGGCGCCGGTTACCAAGGCAAGTGGTTCACCGTCGATAAAGAAAATAACAAGGACCGCGTCAAACAGATTTTTGACGAAGCTCGCGCTCAGGAAATTCTCGCCAAATGCAAGGGCAAAACAGGCTCCATCGAAGAGACCACCGCCCCGAGCCTGCAGAAGTGCGGCCAGCTCTATGACCTTACCACGCTCCAGCGCGAAGCGAACAACCGCTTTGGATTCAGCGCCAAGACAACGCTTTCCATTGCGCAATCGCTTTACGAACATTACAAAGCAACCACGTACCCGCGTACCGACAGCCGCTGCCTGCCCGAAGACTACGTGGCTCCGGTGAAGGCAACCCTCGGAAAAATCGAAGGTCCGCTCGCCAAGTTCGCTCAAGAAGCTTTGGACAAGAACTACGTGAAGCGTACGCCGAAGGTCTTTGACAACTCGAAGATTTCGGACCACTTCGCCATCATCCCGACAGGCGTCGTGCCGAAGGGACTCTCCGAAGCCGAAGAAAAAATCTACACGATGATTTGCCAGCGCTTTATCGCGGTGTTCTTCCCGCCAGCGCAGTACTTGAACACGACCCGCATCACGACCGTCGAAAACGAGACCTTCATCACCGAAGGCAAGATTCTCGTGGACCCGGGCTTCAAGGCTATTTACGGCAAGGAATCCGACGAAGAATCGAACATTCCGAAGCTGAACGGCAACACCGCCAAGACGCTCGAAATTGACGCTAAAGAAGACTTTACCAAGCCGCCTGCACACTACACCGAAAGCACGCTTTTGTCGATGATGGAAAGTGCAGGTAAACTTGTGGAAGACGACGAACTGCGTGACGCCATGAAGGAACGCGGTCTCGGAACGCCAGCCACACGCGCCGCCATCATTGAAAAGCTCGTGAGCGACAAGTACGTTGTCCGCGATGGCAAGGAAATGATCCCGACCGCAAAGGCTTTCGACCTCATCAGAGTTCTCTCCGCCATGAACTGCGAAGCCCTTACCAGCCCGGAACTCACCGGCGAATGGGAATACAAGATGGACCTCATCTCGAAAGGCAAGGAATCTCGCGAAACGTTCATGAACGGCATCGTTGAAATGACAAAGACGATGGTGAAAAACATCAAGGGATTCAAGGAAGAAAGCACGACCGACGAAGCAAGCTTCAGCCCCGTGAACGGCAAGAAGGTTTTCGAAACGGTCAGCCGCTATACCACCGAAGATGGCATCGTCATCCGCAAGATTATTGGTGGCAAGCACCTCACCGAAAGCGAAATCGTAGAGCTCTTGACCAAGCGCAAGATTGGACCGCTCACAGGTTTCCGCAGCAAGAAGGGCGCTGAATTCTCGGCCGTTCTCATCATTAACGACGAGAACAAGGTTGAATTTGTCTTTGACGAAAAGCCCGAAGAAATCGAACTCGGTGAAGTTATCGGCAAGTCTCCGGTAGACGGCTCCGACGTTTACGAAACGCTCACAGGCTACGTCTCCGAAAGCTACGTGAAAAAAGAACCGAGTGGCATTACGCTCCCGAAGATTCTTTTGGGCAAGGAACTCCCGCTCGACGACATCAAGAAACTGCTCGCCGGCGAAAAGACTTCGCTCATCAAGGGTTTCCGCAGCAATAAGACACGCCGCCTGTTCGATGCGTACCTCACGCTTGTGAAAGGCAAGCTCAAGTTCGAATTCCCACCGCGTGAATTCAAGCCCCGCCGATTCGGTGTAAAGAAGAAAAGTGAAGAGTAATACTCCAAGAACGTCATTCTGAGTCCACAAGGACGAAGAATCCAGTTAAACTTCACTGGATCCTTCCACTTTCAGTGTCAGGATGACAAATGAATTTCTGTGTCAAGAAGACACAATGAATATTAATACATGACCTTTAGACTTTTACTTACACTTGTTCTTTTCGCGACTTGTTCTGCGCTTGCTTCGGGAAACATTCCTAAAGCTAAAGCGCCGTTGGCCATCGAAGATAGCATCATCATGCCCGCAACAAGCGCTTCTGCAAAGAACACAGCCCCTGTTGCACAGAACGAAACGCTATTGTACGCTAGTTCATCGTCCGAAGAGACCATGTGCGTGATAGAATCCTCGTCAAGCGTACAGCAGATGACGCCCGCCGTGAGCAGTTCGTCCGCGACTCTCGCGACATCAAGCTCTTCCGCGACCTCTAGTTCCGCGACTCTCGCAAAAGACTCAACGAATCTCACAACCTCCAGCTCGTCCACAACAGTACAGTCTTCGTCGAGCGTTGCTAAGTCCGGCAAAAATCCGTACAACTTGCCCGATGAACTCATGCCGTTGTGGAATTCCATGTCCATGCGCCAAAAAGCAGGCCAAATGATCATGGTGTTCCTCACCTCTCCGCAATTCATAATCGAGAACGAACTCGGCGGCGTGCTCATCACAGGCAAGCACCTCCGCAGTTTCGACAATTACAAAGAACGAATGGACGAAATCGACAGGAACTTGAAGATTCCTCTTTTCACGGCACTCGACCAAGAAGGCGGCCTCGTTAACCGTTTAGTATCGTATTCAAAGCAATGGGAAGGCCTCCCGAGCGCCCGCGAAATGCGCCGTATGGACACCACGCAAATTTACACACTCACGAAGAAAATCGGGCGTACACTCAAAGACATCAAAATCAATATGAATCTGGCCCCGGTTCTGGACCCGTCCAAAGACCACCGCGGCACAAATTCGTTCATGGAAGAAAGCCGCCGCTCCTGGGGTAACGACACCACGAACGCATACAAAGTCAGAGCATTCGTCAACGGCATGCGCGACAACGGCGTCATCTGCGTTTCAAAGCACTTCCCCGGTTATGATTCCTGGACCAACAGCGACTTGCAAATCGCCATCAGCGCCTCGCCCAAAGAAAGAATCAACCAGAACGCGAGCTTTTTCAGGACTCTCTCCAAAGACATCCCCGTCACAATGATGTCGAGCGTCCACTTTTTGCGCATTTCCAGCCGCCCCGCCGTCTTTGACGCCAACATAGTCAAAATGGCACGCCGTGGATTCCCGGACATGGTCGTGCTTACCGATGACCTCTGGGGCACCTCGCTTCGCGCCTGGGCAAGCGGCAAAACGCAAATTCCTCCTCGCAAAAACTATCCGGAAAAAGATTTCAAGCGCCTCATCACTGCCATCATCGACGCAGGCAATGACATTCTCATGATTTCTTACACGTCCAAAGCCAAGGACATGCTCGACATCATGATGGAACTTTCCGATAAAAGTTCAAAATACAAGCGACGGATTGAAGAATCCGCCGCCCGCATCCTGAAGCTCAAATATAAAGCTGGAATATTAAAGCTTTAATTAGCGCATGTGCCATAGACTCCGACTTTTTCGATATCAAATCGAATTGCCACATCATAATCAGAATTTTGAGTGAAAACAACTTGAATTGCATGCATATGAGCCACAGCATCAGCTATGGTATACGCTTCATTTGCATAGTATTCATTAGTCGTAAAATCAGTCCAAGCCACATTCAAGACCCTTAATTCGCCTTTGTTGCCTGTAATTAAATTTTCGTCAACTTCATATCCAAATTTTGCATTGTAATTACGAGAAGACACATAATTATCAGCAACTTCCAATCGTACTTGCATTGATTGAAGTGCATTAAGATAATCTACAGAGCTTCCTGAATATACAGCTTTATATCTTATACAAACCCCTAGCACAGAAGAAAAATTGTATCCTTCCAAACTATCTGGTCCAAGAAAGTATTGGAGAAGCAAAGCGTTCCAAGAGCCATCTGTAGCCGTCAAATATACCTTGCCACAAACGCCGCCATTACAGCGAACCAAAACTTGCTGGTCAACAGGCTTACCATCGCCGGGAGTATACTCATCAACAATCGCAGCCTGATCAGGATTCGGTCCCCATTTTACATCAGCATTTTCATTTCCAGCATCTATAAAGTAGTACCATAATCCATTAAGGTCAGCACTACTCGTTGATACCGCAGAACTACTGCTTTCATTAAGAATCATGCCACTACTTACTGTCGGTGCAGAAGGCTTGGCATCCGAACTATCATCTCCACAAGCCACGAAAGCCATTGTAGAGAAAGACACCGCAGCAATCGCTGCCATTTTTAACAGTTTCTTATTCATAAGCTCCCCGCTTGTTGAGTTGTTAGTTTGTTAATCTTCACAAGTGCCGTAGGCACCGATTTTTTCAATATCAAATTTTATTTCACCGGCATCGTCCCACAGTGAGAAATAAAATCTTATCGTATACAAATGTTGTACAGTTTCATTAATTGTTTTCCATTCGTTTCTAGGAACCCAATTGACACGAGAAAAATCAGACCAGCGGATATTTATGACATCCCCATCTCCAAATGTTTCTGGCAACATATAAGAAAGCGATTCAAATTCTTCACCCGCTTCCATAGAAAGCAAAGCAAGTCTCATGTCCGGCTTATCCGCTTTATACTTTAAACATAAACCAAGCCAAGAGGAAACATCCGAGCCATTATTTTCATCTGGAGTTACATTAAAGCCCATCCAGAAGTTTTCTGTCTTTTCGCCGTCTACATTTTCATCATAATTATCAGGCTCAGGCTGAACAACCTTAACCGATATGATATTATGCCCCTCATGGACAAGCTCTTGATCGTCATTTACTTCAAAATACATATCTGCAAAATACTTACCCTGTTCAGGATCTTCTTCAATTACCTCATCATAATTAGGCCCCCAATAGGCCTCGGTTACACCCGATTTTCCCATATACCACCAGCCACCATTCCAGTCAACATTTTCACCCACAAGTTCACAATCCGCAAAATTATCAGGATCAGTTATACCACTGGAGAGGACGCGATGATTGGGGCTACAAAATCCATCCGCACTATTCTTTCCATAGTACCAGGCATCGAAACCAACACCGCGGACCTTCTCTACATCCTTGCCATTCTTGATGATGCCAACGCTCTCACCACCACACATCAGTTCAAAACCAGAACCATCTTCGAGAGCAGAAGCCGTACAGCTAGAACCATTCCTGCCTTTAACACCATTGGTCCCATTTTTGATTATACCGACAACATTTCCACCACAAGAAAGTTCAAAGCCAGATTCATCAGCAAGCGCCGTAGCATTACAACTGGAGCCTTCTTCACCTTTTTTACCATTTTCACCATTCTTTATGGTACCAACCACCTTGCCACCACAAGTCAGTTCAAAACCGGAGTTATCGGCCAGAGGCTCCGCACTGCAACTTGTGCCGTTTTTTCCATTGGAGCCATTCTTAACCATTCCGACAACTTCACCACCACAGATTAATTCATAACCAGATTTATCATCAAGAGCCTTAGCACTACAGCTTGTGCCATTCTCGCCATTTGTTCCATTAATACCATTGGCTCCATTCGAACCATTCTTGATAACGCCAACAACTTCGCCATCACAAGAGAGTTCAAAGCCCGATTTGTCCGTCAAGGCCTTTGCCGTGCAGCTTGAGCCATTGACACCATTGACGCCGTTTGTTCCATTTTTACCATTAGTTCCATTGGTGCCATTCTTTATGGTGCCGACCACCTTGCCACCACAAGTCAATTCATAACCGGAGTCATCGTCCAAAGCTTTAGCACTGCAACTAGTGCCATTCTCTCCATTTTTGCCAGCAACGCCTTGTTCTCCTG includes:
- a CDS encoding DNA topoisomerase III is translated as MATTKTTTKATTKTTTKKTATKTAKAAVEGKTLIIAEKPSVAADLVKVLGAKSFKKETAYYESDTTIVSHAIGHLVGIADPKDIDERYKAWDMKTLPMLPEKFPLVALPTTRAHLSALGKLIKRKDVTTIINACDAGREGELIFYYIVDYILKGNFKGKTFKRLWMQSMTPAAIKDAFEHLRTEEDMVNLRNAALCRSEADWLVGMNGSRGLTAYNSSMGGFQITPCGRVQTPTLAIIVKREEERNRFVPQKFWTIEASFDNSGAGYQGKWFTVDKENNKDRVKQIFDEARAQEILAKCKGKTGSIEETTAPSLQKCGQLYDLTTLQREANNRFGFSAKTTLSIAQSLYEHYKATTYPRTDSRCLPEDYVAPVKATLGKIEGPLAKFAQEALDKNYVKRTPKVFDNSKISDHFAIIPTGVVPKGLSEAEEKIYTMICQRFIAVFFPPAQYLNTTRITTVENETFITEGKILVDPGFKAIYGKESDEESNIPKLNGNTAKTLEIDAKEDFTKPPAHYTESTLLSMMESAGKLVEDDELRDAMKERGLGTPATRAAIIEKLVSDKYVVRDGKEMIPTAKAFDLIRVLSAMNCEALTSPELTGEWEYKMDLISKGKESRETFMNGIVEMTKTMVKNIKGFKEESTTDEASFSPVNGKKVFETVSRYTTEDGIVIRKIIGGKHLTESEIVELLTKRKIGPLTGFRSKKGAEFSAVLIINDENKVEFVFDEKPEEIELGEVIGKSPVDGSDVYETLTGYVSESYVKKEPSGITLPKILLGKELPLDDIKKLLAGEKTSLIKGFRSNKTRRLFDAYLTLVKGKLKFEFPPREFKPRRFGVKKKSEE
- a CDS encoding glycoside hydrolase family 3 N-terminal domain-containing protein codes for the protein MIMVFLTSPQFIIENELGGVLITGKHLRSFDNYKERMDEIDRNLKIPLFTALDQEGGLVNRLVSYSKQWEGLPSAREMRRMDTTQIYTLTKKIGRTLKDIKINMNLAPVLDPSKDHRGTNSFMEESRRSWGNDTTNAYKVRAFVNGMRDNGVICVSKHFPGYDSWTNSDLQIAISASPKERINQNASFFRTLSKDIPVTMMSSVHFLRISSRPAVFDANIVKMARRGFPDMVVLTDDLWGTSLRAWASGKTQIPPRKNYPEKDFKRLITAIIDAGNDILMISYTSKAKDMLDIMMELSDKSSKYKRRIEESAARILKLKYKAGILKL